The Oxalobacter aliiformigenes nucleotide sequence GGCGAAACCGGCGGTACCGATGGCGAGAACGGCGACGATGAAAGTTTTCAGCAAGGCGCGCCGGAGGCGGGCCGGAATGGCGACGAGCGGACGGACCAGTCCCAGTACATGCAGGATGGAAGGCCCGTTTTCCGGTACGGCGAACCATTGCCGGAGCATGCCAAGGATGAAGGCATGGTGCAGGCCGACATGAATGCCGATCAGGATCAGGGCGACGGCCGCGCCGGTCTTGTGCATGATTTTCCAGACGGGCCATGTGCTGTTGATGTCGAAAACGACGCGGGAGATGGCGATGCCGCTGATGCCAACGAGCACGAAGGCGATCAGGGCGCCGAGCGAAACGGCATAGCTGAAAGCAGTTCTGGCGGTGACGGTGCCGCCGGCGAGCCGGGCCGTGATGGCGCTGATCCACCGGCGGTTGATGAGCAGATGGACAGTGAACAGCGCGAAAAGCGCCAGTCCGGTGATTTCATGGTATGCGATGCCGA carries:
- a CDS encoding DUF4405 domain-containing protein produces the protein MNVKTAIRLAFDLFLLVAMVLLYNKRAFGIAYHEITGLALFALFTVHLLINRRWISAITARLAGGTVTARTAFSYAVSLGALIAFVLVGISGIAISRVVFDINSTWPVWKIMHKTGAAVALILIGIHVGLHHAFILGMLRQWFAVPENGPSILHVLGLVRPLVAIPARLRRALLKTFIVAVLAIGTAGFATTPFFKWLSLPFTPRRTVPYSPSGATFPSPAPVAKTLSVPSSSLAPPAATDTAQTPQLSRTAAVAGNGFMQRTRARDGSGPKDSGRPRDIPGIATAAKTLCLYICMTLSIAIVTAFIDTLPGKAGQKKT